The following proteins are encoded in a genomic region of Pseudomonas saponiphila:
- a CDS encoding putative toxin-antitoxin system toxin component, PIN family — protein sequence MRVVLDTNILFSALISPHGAPDAIYRAWRAARFEVVTSRMQLDEIRRASRYPKLQAILQPAKVGAMINNLQRAVVLERLTIEVEADDPDDSFLLAMALAGDADYLVTGDRRAGLLQRGHIERTRIVTPAVFCVEVL from the coding sequence ATGCGGGTCGTGTTGGATACCAACATCCTGTTCAGCGCCCTGATCTCGCCACATGGCGCGCCCGATGCGATCTACCGTGCCTGGCGGGCGGCGCGTTTCGAGGTGGTGACCTCGCGGATGCAACTCGATGAAATTCGTCGAGCCAGCCGCTATCCCAAGCTTCAGGCCATCCTACAGCCCGCCAAGGTGGGCGCCATGATCAATAACCTGCAACGGGCTGTGGTACTGGAGCGCCTGACCATCGAGGTCGAAGCCGATGATCCGGATGACTCGTTTTTGCTGGCCATGGCCTTGGCGGGCGATGCGGACTACCTGGTAACCGGTGATCGCCGCGCCGGCCTGCTGCAACGCGGGCACATCGAACGCACGCGGATCGTCACGCCCGCCGTGTTCTGCGTCGAGGTGCTGTGA
- a CDS encoding ribbon-helix-helix domain-containing protein yields the protein MNTIRWNVAVSADTDQSLRMFLASQGGGRKGDLSRFIEEAVRAHILELSAEQAKAANAHLSEAELTNAVDEALDWARKR from the coding sequence ATGAATACCATTCGCTGGAATGTCGCCGTCTCGGCCGACACCGACCAGTCGCTTCGGATGTTTCTGGCCAGCCAGGGCGGCGGCCGTAAGGGCGACCTGTCGCGCTTCATCGAAGAAGCGGTACGGGCACACATCCTGGAGCTGAGCGCTGAGCAGGCCAAGGCCGCTAACGCCCATCTGAGTGAGGCAGAATTGACCAACGCGGTTGACGAAGCGCTCGACTGGGCACGTAAGCGCTGA